The following proteins are co-located in the Agromyces laixinhei genome:
- a CDS encoding DUF2017 family protein: MIVAGLGGGDGVRIVLEIEEAMLLSELADQVDSVLLLGEADDPALGRLLPDAYTDDRDAAHDYTRYTRDSLVDGKRQAAQRVRDATAVDEHGGAVQIELDQSEAWGWLTFLTDLRLILAERVGIVDEDEEEADETRDDYLRAAYEWAGFVQGSMLEVLDPIRG, translated from the coding sequence ATGATCGTCGCCGGGCTGGGCGGCGGCGACGGCGTGCGCATCGTGCTCGAGATCGAAGAGGCGATGCTGCTCTCCGAGCTCGCCGATCAGGTCGATTCGGTGCTGTTGCTCGGTGAAGCCGACGACCCGGCGCTCGGCCGGCTCCTGCCCGACGCGTACACCGATGACCGTGATGCCGCCCACGACTACACCCGCTACACGCGGGACAGCCTCGTCGACGGCAAGCGCCAGGCGGCTCAGCGCGTGCGCGATGCGACCGCGGTCGACGAGCACGGCGGCGCCGTGCAGATCGAACTCGACCAGTCGGAGGCATGGGGCTGGCTGACCTTCCTCACCGATCTGCGGCTCATTCTCGCCGAGCGGGTCGGCATCGTCGACGAAGACGAGGAAGAGGCCGACGAGACCCGCGACGACTACCTGCGGGCCGCCTACGAGTGGGCCGGGTTCGTGCAGGGGTCGATGCTCGAGGTGCTCGACCCCATCAGGGGCTGA
- a CDS encoding nucleotide exchange factor GrpE, translating into MADENQNHEEPVIRDKRRIDPETGEVRQPDPDAEGAPAQGAPEATGDEATDAAASVASEDDVDELTVDDILNAANAEVQKPSDEHLADLKRITAEYANYRKRTEANREVERERAVGAAVAVLLPVLDDLDRAEKHGDLEGDAPFATIAAKLRGSVEKLGLTAFGEVGEAFDPQRHEAIFQQPADDVEIDTVADVVETGYTLGGTLLRAAKVVVKTPQ; encoded by the coding sequence ATGGCAGACGAGAACCAGAACCACGAAGAGCCGGTCATTCGCGACAAGCGCAGGATCGACCCCGAGACCGGTGAGGTTCGTCAGCCGGACCCCGACGCCGAAGGGGCGCCCGCACAGGGTGCCCCGGAGGCGACGGGCGACGAGGCGACGGATGCCGCGGCATCCGTCGCGTCTGAAGACGACGTCGACGAACTGACGGTCGACGACATCCTGAACGCGGCGAACGCCGAGGTGCAGAAGCCGAGCGACGAGCACCTCGCCGACCTCAAGCGCATCACCGCGGAGTACGCCAATTACCGCAAGCGCACCGAGGCGAACCGCGAGGTCGAGCGCGAACGCGCGGTCGGCGCGGCCGTGGCGGTGCTGCTGCCGGTGCTCGACGACCTCGACCGTGCCGAGAAGCACGGTGACCTCGAGGGCGACGCTCCGTTCGCGACCATCGCCGCGAAGCTGCGCGGCTCGGTCGAGAAGCTCGGCCTCACGGCGTTCGGCGAGGTCGGCGAGGCGTTCGACCCGCAGCGTCACGAGGCGATCTTCCAGCAGCCCGCAGACGACGTCGAGATCGATACGGTCGCCGACGTCGTCGAGACCGGGTACACCCTCGGAGGCACGCTGCTTCGCGCGGCGAAGGTCGTCGTGAAGACCCCGCAGTAA
- a CDS encoding heat shock protein transcriptional repressor HspR, giving the protein MHERSPLFVISVAAELAGMHPQTLRQYDRLGLVSPTRTAGKSRRYSMRDVAQLREIAQLSSEGVSLEGIRRVLDLEDEVTTLRARVRELEGALADEMLNRPGRRVFAAGSAGEVISLKAGTRVRRENAVVVWRPLERE; this is encoded by the coding sequence ATGCACGAGAGAAGCCCGCTCTTCGTCATCTCCGTCGCGGCCGAACTCGCGGGCATGCACCCGCAGACGCTGCGCCAGTACGACCGGCTCGGGCTCGTCTCACCGACCCGCACGGCGGGCAAGTCACGGCGCTACTCGATGCGCGACGTTGCGCAGTTGCGCGAGATCGCCCAACTCTCGAGCGAGGGCGTGAGCCTCGAAGGCATCCGCCGCGTGCTCGACCTCGAAGACGAGGTGACGACGCTGCGAGCACGGGTGCGCGAACTCGAGGGTGCGCTCGCCGACGAGATGCTGAACCGCCCGGGCCGGCGTGTCTTCGCGGCCGGATCGGCCGGCGAGGTCATCTCGCTGAAGGCGGGCACGCGGGTGCGGCGCGAGAACGCCGTCGTCGTGTGGCGGCCGCTCGAGCGCGAGTAG
- a CDS encoding DnaJ C-terminal domain-containing protein gives MASQDWFDKDFYQVLGVSKDVSDAELKKTYRKLARKYHPDSNPGDAAAEAKFKEISEAHSVLSDSEQRKEYDAVRAMGSGARFTAPGGGGGAGGFEDVFGGMFGQGGGGRSQSYTYQQGGDYDDLLGGLFGSGGFGQTTGGYRGYGGPTKGRDVTASTTLDFITATKGDQITLQTSEGKPITVRIPAGVADRQKIRLRGKGYPSPDGGEPGDIVLTVSVRKHPVFERDGLNLRVNVPVTFTEAALGATIQVPTLGGDPVKLRVAPGTPSGRVLRVKGRGVQTPKGTGDLLAVVQVAVPSHLSKEAESKLEEFAALMPDENPRDDLLAKAKG, from the coding sequence GTGGCCAGTCAGGATTGGTTCGACAAGGACTTCTATCAGGTGCTCGGCGTCTCCAAAGACGTGAGCGACGCGGAGCTCAAGAAGACGTACCGCAAGCTCGCCCGCAAGTACCACCCCGACTCCAACCCCGGTGACGCCGCCGCCGAGGCGAAGTTCAAGGAGATCAGCGAGGCGCACTCCGTGCTCTCCGACTCCGAGCAGCGCAAGGAGTACGACGCCGTGCGGGCCATGGGCTCCGGCGCCCGCTTCACCGCGCCCGGCGGCGGCGGCGGGGCAGGCGGGTTCGAAGACGTGTTCGGCGGCATGTTCGGGCAGGGCGGCGGTGGCCGCAGCCAGTCGTACACGTACCAGCAGGGCGGCGACTACGACGATCTGCTCGGCGGACTCTTCGGCAGTGGCGGCTTCGGCCAGACGACCGGCGGCTACCGAGGGTATGGCGGTCCGACCAAGGGGCGGGATGTCACGGCGTCGACGACCCTCGACTTCATCACCGCGACCAAGGGCGACCAGATCACCCTGCAGACCTCAGAGGGCAAGCCGATCACGGTGCGCATCCCGGCGGGCGTCGCCGACCGGCAGAAGATCCGCCTGCGCGGCAAGGGCTACCCATCACCCGACGGCGGAGAGCCCGGCGACATCGTGCTGACCGTGAGCGTGCGCAAGCACCCCGTGTTCGAACGCGACGGCCTGAACCTGCGGGTCAACGTGCCCGTGACGTTCACCGAGGCGGCGCTCGGCGCGACCATCCAGGTGCCGACCCTCGGCGGCGACCCCGTGAAGCTGCGCGTGGCGCCCGGCACGCCGAGCGGCCGAGTGCTGCGCGTCAAGGGCCGCGGCGTGCAGACGCCGAAGGGCACCGGAGACCTGCTCGCGGTCGTGCAGGTCGCCGTGCCGTCGCACCTGTCGAAAGAAGCCGAATCGAAGCTCGAGGAGTTCGCGGCGCTGATGCCCGACGAGAACCCTCGCGACGACCTGCTCGCGAAGGCGAAGGGCTAG
- the clpS gene encoding ATP-dependent Clp protease adapter ClpS, with protein sequence MTLTLEQLDTEDALRAAVELPWRTVVWDDPVNLMTYVSYVFRSYFGFPRDEAERLMLCVHTEGRAVVATGNREAMERHVQAMHGYGLQATVEKAEP encoded by the coding sequence ATGACACTGACGCTCGAGCAACTCGACACCGAAGACGCCCTGCGCGCCGCGGTCGAGCTGCCGTGGCGCACGGTCGTGTGGGACGACCCGGTGAACCTCATGACGTACGTGAGCTACGTCTTCCGCAGCTATTTCGGCTTCCCTCGAGACGAGGCCGAGCGCCTCATGCTGTGCGTGCACACCGAGGGCCGCGCCGTCGTCGCCACGGGCAACCGCGAAGCCATGGAGCGGCACGTGCAGGCGATGCACGGCTACGGGCTGCAGGCCACGGTCGAGAAGGCCGAGCCATGA
- a CDS encoding class I SAM-dependent methyltransferase, whose amino-acid sequence MPFDFGALRRRPDIEGQGLEASDAADRLILDEAAALIGEAGPGEIVVVDDAYGALALAAADAGARGIRVHQDLVTGERALAENAGRLGLTGEVRSLPLGAELLAGARLVLMRLPRSLDRLDEVSQLISTHADPGVAVVAGGRIKHMSLTMNEVLGRGFGRLDVSRARQKSRVLLAREPLDETRSPAASGPSWPRSSRHDDLGLTVVAHGGVFAGTGVDIGTRFLLAQLNDAVPDAATAVDLACGTGVVASWLARARPELVVRATDRSASAAASARLTAEANGVAGRVLVTRADGLEAFADASERLIVLNPPFHSDAAISAGIAAHLFADAARVLAPSGELWCVWNSHLAYRPLLERVVGRTRQIARNPKFTVTASRRAA is encoded by the coding sequence ATGCCTTTCGACTTCGGCGCCCTGCGCCGCCGCCCAGACATCGAGGGCCAGGGACTCGAGGCATCGGATGCCGCCGACCGCCTGATCCTCGACGAGGCCGCGGCACTCATCGGCGAAGCCGGGCCGGGGGAGATCGTCGTCGTCGACGACGCCTACGGGGCGCTCGCGCTGGCTGCGGCGGACGCCGGGGCACGGGGCATCCGCGTGCATCAGGATCTCGTGACGGGGGAGCGCGCGCTCGCCGAGAACGCGGGCAGGCTCGGCTTGACGGGCGAGGTGCGATCGCTGCCGCTCGGCGCCGAACTCCTTGCGGGAGCGCGGCTCGTGCTCATGCGCCTGCCGCGTTCGCTCGACCGGCTCGACGAGGTGTCGCAGCTCATCTCGACCCACGCCGACCCGGGGGTCGCCGTCGTCGCCGGCGGCAGGATCAAGCACATGTCGCTCACGATGAACGAGGTGCTCGGTCGCGGTTTCGGGCGGCTCGACGTGAGTCGTGCGCGGCAGAAGTCGCGCGTGCTGCTCGCGCGCGAGCCGCTCGACGAGACGCGGTCACCGGCCGCGTCCGGCCCGTCGTGGCCGCGCAGCAGCAGGCACGACGATCTCGGCCTCACGGTGGTGGCGCACGGCGGGGTCTTCGCCGGCACCGGCGTCGACATCGGCACCCGGTTCCTGCTTGCGCAGCTGAACGACGCGGTTCCGGATGCCGCGACCGCCGTCGATCTCGCGTGCGGCACGGGTGTCGTGGCGTCGTGGCTCGCGCGGGCACGGCCCGAACTGGTCGTCAGGGCGACCGACCGGTCGGCGTCTGCAGCGGCATCCGCTCGGCTGACCGCCGAGGCCAACGGGGTCGCCGGCCGTGTGCTCGTCACCCGCGCCGACGGGCTCGAGGCGTTCGCCGATGCGAGCGAGCGCCTCATCGTGCTGAACCCGCCCTTCCACAGCGACGCCGCAATCTCGGCGGGCATCGCGGCGCACCTCTTCGCCGACGCTGCGCGGGTGCTCGCCCCGAGCGGCGAACTCTGGTGCGTGTGGAACTCGCACCTGGCGTACCGGCCGCTCCTCGAACGTGTGGTCGGGCGCACCCGGCAGATCGCGCGGAACCCGAAGTTCACGGTCACGGCCTCGCGGCGGGCGGCTTGA